One region of Caldanaerobius fijiensis DSM 17918 genomic DNA includes:
- the rpsJ gene encoding 30S ribosomal protein S10 produces MAKQNIRIKLKAFDHAILDQSAKKIIETAKRTGADVSGPIPLPTEREVITILRAPHKYKDSREQFEIRTHKRLIDILNPTPKTVDSLMRLDLPAGVDIEIKL; encoded by the coding sequence ATGGCTAAGCAAAATATAAGGATAAAGCTAAAGGCTTTCGACCATGCAATTCTGGATCAATCTGCCAAAAAGATAATTGAAACGGCAAAGCGTACAGGCGCAGATGTGTCGGGTCCTATACCCCTGCCGACTGAAAGGGAAGTGATAACTATACTTAGGGCACCGCATAAATATAAAGATTCCAGGGAGCAGTTTGAAATAAGAACTCATAAGAGACTTATTGATATATTAAATCCAACGCCAAAAACTGTTGATTCGCTTATGAGGCTAGATCTCCCGGCAGGCGTCGATATAGAGATAAAGCTGTGA